In Calditrichota bacterium, a single window of DNA contains:
- a CDS encoding type II toxin-antitoxin system HicB family antitoxin, translating into MRYLIVIEKADGNYCAYSPDVPGCVAAGETPDETAREMQEAIRFHQEGLLEDGLPLPEPTSWAEWVTA; encoded by the coding sequence CTGAGATACCTTATTGTCATTGAGAAGGCAGATGGCAACTATTGCGCCTATTCCCCGGATGTGCCAGGTTGCGTTGCCGCTGGAGAAACGCCGGATGAGACTGCTCGAGAAATGCAGGAAGCCATTCGATTTCATCAGGAAGGGCTGCTGGAGGATGGACTGCCGTTACCGGAGCCGACCAGTTGGGCTGAATGGGTGACGGCGTGA